A single genomic interval of Deltaproteobacteria bacterium harbors:
- the ftsH gene encoding ATP-dependent zinc metalloprotease FtsH: MKPRTHFSIWYVVGAFILMSLLQLYLIPPPQAEVPYSRFKQLVQEEKVKEVVIDPNLIMGTYREGEQPPGAPKYFKTVRVDDPELVKDLQAHGVQFSGHYESPWVKGLLGWVLPLLILFAIWGFVFKKMGPGAGVMTFGKSRAKLYAQENLGVTFNDVAGVDEAKEELKEIIDFLKVPQRFQALGGKIPKGVLLVGPPGTGKTLLAKAVAGEAGVPFFSMSGSDFVEMFVGVGAARVRDLFSQAHQKAPCIIFIDELDALGKARGVGPTGGHEEREQTLNQLLVEMDGFDPKKGVIIMAATNRPEILDPALLRPGRFDRHILVDRPDLKGREEILRVHTKKVKLAPGVDLKILAARTPGMVGADLANVVNEAALLAARKNKQSVEMTDFEEAIDRVMAGLEKKNRVMSDKEREIVAYHELGHAITAESLPHADPVHKVSIVPRGIAALGYTQQLPTEERFLLTRSELIDRMTVLLGGRAAEEIVFGEISTGASNDLEKASDIARRMVTEYGMSDRQGPIAFEKAKRPLFLETGYTPPKEYSEETAKEIDEEVRGLVHGCYETAKSILHKNRKALDRIAKILLQKEVLEGEELRRLLTQQEIKALGTGDSKPVREPEVKKA, from the coding sequence ATGAAACCCAGGACTCATTTTTCCATATGGTACGTGGTGGGGGCTTTCATCCTCATGAGCCTGCTCCAGCTGTATCTGATCCCTCCCCCCCAGGCAGAGGTTCCCTACAGTCGTTTCAAGCAGCTCGTCCAGGAGGAGAAGGTCAAGGAAGTGGTCATCGATCCGAACCTCATCATGGGGACCTACAGGGAGGGAGAGCAGCCCCCGGGGGCGCCCAAGTATTTCAAGACGGTCCGTGTGGACGATCCGGAACTGGTCAAGGATCTCCAGGCCCATGGGGTGCAGTTCTCCGGCCACTACGAGAGCCCCTGGGTCAAGGGGCTCCTGGGCTGGGTTCTTCCCCTTTTGATTCTCTTTGCCATATGGGGCTTCGTATTCAAGAAGATGGGTCCTGGGGCGGGGGTCATGACCTTCGGAAAGAGCCGGGCCAAGCTCTATGCCCAGGAGAACCTCGGGGTCACCTTCAATGACGTGGCCGGTGTAGATGAGGCCAAGGAGGAGTTGAAGGAGATCATCGACTTTCTCAAGGTTCCCCAGCGGTTCCAGGCATTGGGAGGGAAGATCCCCAAGGGCGTCCTCCTGGTCGGCCCTCCGGGAACGGGGAAGACCCTCCTGGCAAAAGCCGTGGCCGGAGAGGCCGGTGTTCCGTTTTTCAGCATGAGCGGTTCGGATTTCGTCGAGATGTTTGTGGGAGTCGGAGCGGCCAGGGTGAGGGATCTCTTTTCCCAAGCCCACCAGAAGGCTCCCTGCATCATTTTCATAGACGAGCTGGATGCTCTGGGCAAGGCACGAGGCGTGGGGCCTACGGGCGGCCACGAGGAGAGGGAGCAGACCCTCAACCAACTCCTGGTAGAGATGGACGGTTTTGATCCCAAAAAAGGAGTGATTATCATGGCGGCCACCAACAGGCCGGAGATCCTCGATCCGGCATTGCTCAGACCGGGACGGTTCGACCGCCACATCCTGGTGGACCGGCCTGATCTGAAGGGACGGGAAGAGATCCTCAGGGTTCACACCAAAAAGGTAAAACTCGCCCCTGGGGTGGACCTGAAGATCCTGGCTGCCCGGACACCGGGTATGGTAGGGGCCGATCTTGCCAATGTGGTGAACGAGGCCGCCTTGCTGGCAGCCAGAAAGAACAAGCAGTCCGTGGAAATGACCGACTTCGAAGAGGCGATAGACCGGGTGATGGCGGGGTTGGAGAAGAAGAACCGGGTCATGAGCGACAAGGAGAGGGAGATCGTGGCCTACCATGAACTCGGCCATGCGATCACCGCGGAATCCCTGCCCCATGCGGATCCGGTCCACAAGGTATCGATCGTTCCCCGGGGCATCGCCGCACTGGGCTATACTCAGCAGCTACCTACAGAGGAGCGGTTCCTGCTGACCAGGTCGGAGCTCATAGACAGGATGACGGTCCTTTTGGGCGGCCGGGCAGCCGAAGAGATCGTCTTCGGGGAGATCTCGACGGGGGCTTCCAACGACCTGGAAAAGGCGAGCGACATAGCCCGCAGGATGGTCACGGAATACGGGATGAGCGACCGCCAGGGGCCGATAGCTTTCGAAAAGGCCAAGCGGCCTCTTTTCCTCGAAACCGGGTACACTCCTCCAAAGGAGTACAGCGAGGAGACTGCAAAGGAGATAGACGAAGAGGTGAGAGGTCTGGTCCACGGTTGCTATGAGACAGCAAAGTCGATCCTGCACAAGAACAGGAAGGCCCTGGATCGGATCGCCAAGATTCTCCTTCAAAAGGAGGTTCTCGAGGGAGAGGAACTGAGAAGGCTTCTCACCCAGCAGGAGATCAAGGCCCTCGGTACCGGAGATTCCAAGCCGGTCCGGGAACCGGAAGTGAAAAAGGCCTAG
- the dnaK gene encoding molecular chaperone DnaK — translation MAKAVGIDLGTTNSVVAAMEGGKPTVIANAEGSRTTPSVVAFTKDGQRLVGQIARRQAVLNPENTIHSAKRFIGRKYSEVSSEIENVSYRVVPGKDGAVRFEILGKTYAPEEISAQVLRKLVDDASKYLGEKVKDVVITVPAYFNDAQRQATKDAGTIAGLNVLRIINEPTAASLAYGLEKKKSEKVLVFDFGGGTFDVSILEVGEGVVEVKATSGDTHLGGDDLDKRIVDWMATEFKNSYGIDLRQDKQALQRLYEAAEKAKCELSSMVETSINLPFITADASGPKHLDMKLTRAKFESLTQDLIQRLEGPFKQALQDAKMTADDIDEVVLVGGSTRIPAVQELVKRLSGGKEPNQSVNPDEVVAVGAAVQAGVLQGEVQDVLLLDVTPLSLGVETLGGVMTKIIDRNTTIPVRKSEIFSTAEDNQPAVDIHVLQGEREMARDNRTLGMFKLEGIPPAPRGVPQIEVTFDIDANGILNVSARDKATGKEQKITISGSTSLNKDEIDRMIREAEAHSAEDRKRRERVEAANQADSLAYQVERQLRELGEKVPVHEKARCEQLIAEIRQAIKEEAPVERLRSLTSDLQQAAHGMSAAAYQQASGGAAGQGGYSGTQRATGTDDDVVDAEFEEKS, via the coding sequence ATGGCAAAAGCAGTGGGAATAGATTTGGGCACCACCAATTCGGTGGTCGCCGCAATGGAAGGCGGGAAACCGACGGTCATTGCCAATGCCGAGGGTTCCCGAACAACCCCGTCGGTTGTGGCCTTTACAAAGGACGGTCAGCGGCTGGTAGGGCAGATCGCCAGGCGCCAGGCAGTCCTGAACCCGGAGAATACGATCCACTCAGCCAAACGATTCATCGGTAGGAAGTACAGCGAGGTTTCCTCGGAGATTGAAAATGTTTCCTATCGGGTGGTTCCGGGCAAGGACGGAGCCGTACGGTTCGAAATCCTCGGCAAGACTTATGCCCCGGAAGAGATTTCCGCGCAGGTCCTGCGCAAGCTCGTCGACGACGCTTCCAAGTACCTCGGCGAGAAGGTCAAGGACGTGGTGATCACGGTTCCCGCTTACTTCAATGATGCCCAGAGGCAGGCAACCAAGGATGCGGGGACGATTGCCGGGCTCAATGTGTTGAGAATCATAAACGAGCCCACGGCAGCGTCCCTGGCATACGGTCTGGAGAAGAAGAAGAGCGAGAAGGTGCTGGTCTTCGACTTTGGGGGTGGGACCTTTGATGTTTCCATCCTCGAGGTGGGAGAGGGTGTGGTCGAGGTCAAGGCGACAAGCGGTGACACCCACCTTGGTGGAGACGACCTCGACAAGCGCATAGTCGACTGGATGGCAACGGAGTTCAAGAACAGTTACGGCATCGACCTGAGGCAGGACAAACAGGCCCTCCAGAGGCTCTATGAAGCCGCGGAAAAGGCAAAATGCGAACTCTCGAGCATGGTGGAGACCTCCATAAATCTCCCCTTCATCACAGCCGATGCCTCGGGGCCGAAGCACCTCGATATGAAGCTGACCCGGGCGAAGTTCGAGAGCCTGACACAGGATCTGATCCAGCGCTTGGAGGGGCCGTTCAAACAGGCACTGCAGGACGCGAAGATGACCGCCGACGATATCGACGAGGTTGTTCTCGTCGGGGGCTCGACGCGGATCCCTGCGGTCCAGGAGCTGGTCAAGAGGCTTTCAGGGGGCAAAGAGCCCAACCAGTCTGTAAACCCGGACGAGGTGGTGGCAGTGGGAGCCGCGGTCCAGGCGGGTGTGCTCCAGGGCGAGGTCCAGGATGTCCTCCTTCTCGATGTGACGCCTCTTTCCCTCGGTGTTGAGACGCTGGGCGGTGTAATGACCAAGATCATCGACCGGAACACCACCATCCCGGTCCGAAAGAGCGAGATCTTTTCGACGGCAGAGGACAACCAGCCAGCGGTAGATATCCACGTGCTCCAGGGAGAACGGGAGATGGCCCGGGACAATCGTACCCTAGGCATGTTCAAACTCGAGGGGATTCCTCCTGCCCCGAGAGGGGTGCCGCAGATAGAGGTGACCTTCGATATCGATGCTAACGGGATCTTGAACGTGAGCGCCAGGGACAAGGCCACGGGGAAAGAGCAGAAGATCACCATCTCCGGTTCCACGAGTCTCAACAAGGACGAGATCGATCGGATGATCCGCGAAGCCGAAGCCCACAGCGCCGAGGACAGGAAGAGACGGGAGAGGGTGGAGGCCGCCAACCAGGCCGACAGCCTTGCCTACCAGGTGGAACGGCAGCTCCGTGAACTAGGTGAAAAGGTCCCGGTGCATGAGAAGGCCCGGTGCGAACAGCTCATCGCCGAGATAAGGCAGGCCATCAAAGAGGAAGCTCCTGTGGAACGGCTGCGCTCCCTTACGAGTGACCTGCAGCAGGCCGCCCACGGAATGAGTGCCGCGGCCTACCAGCAGGCCTCCGGAGGGGCGGCCGGACAAGGGGGATACTCGGGCACCCAGAGAGCCACGGGGACCGATGACGATGTGGTGGATGCCGAGTTCGAGGAGAAGAGCTGA
- a CDS encoding Hsp20/alpha crystallin family protein, producing MDLTPWRPFKELTTLRDEMDKLWSRFFGEWPTLEPFRTEWAPSLDVSETKDNIVVKGEVPGIDPKDIDISIANGVLTIKGEKKQEQEEKDENYHMIERRYGSFSRSIRLPHDIQNDKVKASYKNGVLKITLPKSEEAKRKEVKIKVE from the coding sequence ATGGATCTGACCCCGTGGAGACCTTTCAAGGAGTTGACGACTCTCAGAGATGAGATGGACAAGCTTTGGAGCCGTTTCTTTGGGGAGTGGCCCACTCTTGAGCCGTTCCGGACCGAATGGGCGCCTTCCCTGGATGTGTCCGAGACAAAGGACAACATCGTCGTGAAAGGGGAGGTTCCCGGGATCGACCCAAAGGACATCGATATCTCCATAGCCAACGGGGTTCTCACCATCAAGGGTGAGAAGAAACAAGAGCAGGAGGAGAAAGACGAGAACTACCACATGATCGAGAGGAGATACGGGTCCTTTTCAAGGTCGATCAGGTTGCCCCATGACATCCAGAACGACAAGGTGAAGGCCAGCTACAAGAACGGCGTGTTGAAGATCACCTTGCCCAAGTCCGAAGAGGCGAAAAGGAAGGAAGTCAAGATCAAGGTCGAATAA
- the mgtE gene encoding magnesium transporter — MLRELLTPEIRELIEEKKWHELKEGLLDWPAADIADLATSLGQENMSLLLRLLPKQLAADVFTELDLHEQVDLLQRMGQEHVQGILSELDPDDRTGLFEELPGKVTQRLLNLLPPEDRKESLRLLGFPDSSVGRLMTPDYVAIRPHWTVERAMAHVRRYGRDAETINMIYVVDDAWHLVDEIPLRRLILADGHQRVESLMDRRVISISAFEDQEQAVAVTKRYDLSVIPVVDSENVLLGIVTVDDILDVLEEETTEDLHKGSGVVPFRTNYSGASVWTLYNRRVVWLSLLAVSGFLSGSVISYFERTLATVISLAFFIPVLIDTGGNTSSQSATLIIRALATGDLTLGSWFEAIKKELLVGLPLGLTLGIILFVWSYLWKGVPRIGLVVGISTVVIVLWANIIGSLLPIILTRLKLDPAVISSPLLTTFLDITGLLIYFSTAAWLLGV, encoded by the coding sequence ATGTTGAGGGAACTTCTCACGCCCGAAATCCGGGAACTGATCGAAGAGAAGAAGTGGCACGAGCTGAAGGAGGGACTCCTGGACTGGCCGGCTGCAGACATAGCCGATCTTGCCACCAGCCTCGGGCAGGAAAACATGTCCCTTCTCCTCCGACTTCTGCCCAAGCAACTGGCTGCCGACGTTTTCACCGAACTCGATCTCCATGAGCAGGTGGATCTCCTCCAGCGGATGGGCCAGGAGCACGTCCAGGGTATCCTATCGGAACTCGACCCCGATGACAGAACAGGCCTGTTCGAAGAGCTTCCCGGAAAGGTGACCCAGAGGCTCCTCAACCTGCTTCCTCCTGAAGACAGAAAAGAGTCTCTCAGACTGCTCGGGTTTCCCGACAGTAGTGTGGGCCGCCTCATGACCCCGGACTATGTGGCGATCCGGCCTCACTGGACCGTCGAGCGGGCCATGGCCCATGTCCGTCGGTACGGACGCGATGCGGAGACGATCAATATGATCTACGTGGTCGACGACGCCTGGCATCTTGTCGATGAAATACCTCTGAGAAGACTCATCCTGGCCGACGGGCACCAAAGAGTAGAGTCTCTCATGGACCGGAGAGTCATCTCCATTTCGGCCTTTGAGGACCAGGAGCAGGCCGTGGCAGTAACTAAGCGGTACGATTTGAGCGTCATACCTGTTGTGGATTCGGAGAATGTACTGTTGGGAATCGTCACGGTGGACGACATTCTCGATGTGTTGGAAGAGGAGACCACGGAGGATCTGCATAAGGGATCGGGTGTCGTTCCCTTCCGGACGAACTACAGCGGTGCATCCGTGTGGACCCTGTACAACAGGCGCGTTGTTTGGCTTTCTCTCCTTGCGGTGTCGGGTTTTCTTTCCGGAAGCGTCATCTCCTACTTCGAGAGAACCCTGGCGACCGTGATCAGTCTCGCCTTTTTCATACCCGTCCTGATCGACACCGGCGGCAACACCAGCAGCCAATCGGCCACACTCATAATAAGGGCTCTGGCAACGGGCGACCTGACTCTGGGAAGTTGGTTCGAGGCAATAAAGAAAGAACTGCTCGTCGGACTCCCCCTCGGACTGACTCTCGGTATCATCCTCTTTGTGTGGAGCTATCTCTGGAAGGGAGTCCCGCGGATTGGGCTGGTGGTGGGCATATCGACGGTCGTAATCGTCCTTTGGGCGAATATCATCGGGAGCCTCCTCCCGATCATCCTTACGAGGCTGAAGCTCGATCCTGCAGTCATAAGCAGCCCCCTCCTCACGACCTTTCTCGACATAACGGGTCTGTTGATCTATTTCTCTACAGCCGCCTGGCTCTTGGGAGTTTAG
- a CDS encoding adenylate/guanylate cyclase domain-containing protein, whose product MSKRDSFQVEFINEIRLAVPPDQTILEASLRAGIPHYHVCGGRAQCSTCRILVEEGAELLSPPNEAERAVAERMGFPRGVRLACQTRVRGGPVRLHRLLRDETDRRLFVKSGADMASYSLGEQRRLALFFVDIRNFTPFAESHLPYDVIHILNRFFNLVREAVEEKGGRTIEVAGDSLYAVFGMEGELPAGVESAVGAGLGILDRIQRFNDSYVEPLFGQRISVGIGVHVGRVIVGHIGIGVEGALSVIGHPVNVAARIQAATKEVNNDFLVSEAAFRLLRHPPGGVSSTRIDLKGVREPVRVYLLGRPYESPSR is encoded by the coding sequence ATGTCCAAGAGAGATTCCTTCCAGGTTGAGTTTATCAATGAGATACGTCTTGCCGTGCCCCCTGATCAAACCATACTCGAGGCCTCCCTCAGGGCCGGCATCCCCCACTACCACGTCTGCGGTGGAAGGGCCCAGTGCTCCACATGCCGGATCCTGGTAGAGGAGGGGGCCGAGTTGCTGAGTCCCCCGAACGAAGCGGAGCGTGCCGTGGCCGAAAGGATGGGTTTTCCCAGGGGAGTCCGCCTGGCGTGCCAGACACGGGTGAGGGGTGGCCCGGTTAGGCTCCACCGTCTCCTCCGTGACGAGACAGACCGCAGATTGTTCGTGAAATCCGGTGCTGACATGGCCTCCTACAGCCTCGGCGAGCAACGCCGCCTCGCCCTCTTCTTTGTCGATATCCGCAACTTCACCCCCTTCGCCGAATCTCATCTACCCTATGATGTCATACATATCCTGAACCGTTTTTTCAACCTTGTGCGGGAGGCCGTGGAGGAGAAAGGTGGGAGAACCATCGAGGTGGCAGGTGACAGTCTGTACGCCGTATTCGGAATGGAGGGGGAGCTGCCGGCGGGGGTGGAGTCCGCTGTCGGGGCGGGCCTGGGGATTCTCGACAGGATCCAGAGGTTCAATGATTCCTACGTGGAACCCCTCTTCGGCCAGCGTATCTCCGTAGGCATAGGGGTTCACGTGGGCAGGGTTATCGTTGGTCACATAGGGATAGGAGTGGAGGGCGCCCTCAGTGTCATCGGCCATCCCGTCAACGTGGCGGCGAGGATCCAGGCTGCCACAAAAGAGGTGAACAACGATTTCCTCGTCTCAGAGGCTGCGTTTCGCCTGCTCCGCCATCCGCCAGGTGGGGTTTCCTCCACACGGATCGACCTGAAGGGAGTGAGAGAGCCGGTCCGGGTCTACCTTCTCGGCCGTCCTTATGAGTCTCCTTCCCGTTGA
- a CDS encoding Zn-ribbon domain-containing OB-fold protein, producing MKEERDSAGRTVPIREGLFAVPGEKPERPYLLGSRCRRCGSVYFPRRAVCANCLGETMEEIPLSRRGRLYTYTIVRYPAPGLRAPYAVGYVDLPEGVRVFSVLTGWDDENLGLGIDMELVVERFGEDAEGNEVQTYKFRPLQG from the coding sequence ATGAAGGAAGAACGTGACTCCGCCGGCAGAACAGTTCCCATCCGGGAGGGTCTGTTCGCGGTACCCGGTGAAAAACCCGAGAGGCCATACCTCCTCGGGAGTCGCTGCAGGAGGTGCGGATCCGTCTACTTCCCCCGGAGAGCCGTGTGCGCGAACTGCCTTGGCGAGACCATGGAAGAGATCCCCTTGAGTAGAAGAGGAAGACTTTACACCTACACGATTGTAAGGTATCCCGCCCCAGGGCTGAGAGCCCCCTATGCCGTCGGGTATGTCGACCTGCCGGAGGGAGTGAGGGTTTTCTCAGTGCTTACCGGTTGGGATGACGAGAATCTGGGGCTGGGGATCGACATGGAACTGGTTGTCGAGAGATTCGGTGAAGACGCCGAAGGAAACGAGGTACAAACCTATAAGTTCAGACCCCTTCAGGGATGA
- a CDS encoding thiolase family protein yields the protein MGDVCVIGVGMTRFGKFPERTLTDLALEALLNAGRDAGVDLKRIQAAFVGHVRQAGQGAMLGQRIMRDIGVTGIPVLNVENICSSGSSAVWCARGLISSGQFDLVAVVGVEQLSILGKGVIPPRREDLEGLQGMTLPAYFAMVARRHMYEYGTTLEQLAKVSVKNHKNGCLNPYAQYRREITLEQIENSAMVADPLTVLHCSPTGDGAAAAIICSEKVARKYTATPVRIAASVLTSGTYNGNWRDLTTNDQTKRAAGQAYETSGIGPEDLDLIELHDCFTIAEVTHYENLGLCRQGDGGALIDQGATELTGKIPVNPSGGLLAKGHPLGATGVAQIVEIVWQLRGEAGDRQVPGARTGLAHCLGGVIDGLDLGACTVHILKK from the coding sequence ATGGGGGATGTTTGCGTCATCGGGGTGGGTATGACGAGGTTCGGCAAATTTCCCGAGAGGACCCTCACCGATTTGGCTTTGGAGGCCCTTCTCAATGCGGGCAGGGATGCAGGGGTCGATCTGAAAAGGATTCAGGCGGCCTTTGTCGGCCATGTCCGTCAGGCCGGCCAGGGAGCCATGCTGGGCCAGCGTATCATGAGGGACATCGGAGTGACGGGAATCCCTGTCTTGAACGTGGAGAATATCTGCTCCAGCGGCTCGAGTGCAGTCTGGTGCGCCCGTGGCCTTATCTCCTCAGGTCAGTTCGATCTTGTGGCCGTCGTCGGGGTCGAGCAGCTCTCCATCCTGGGAAAGGGTGTGATACCGCCCAGGCGGGAGGATCTTGAGGGGCTGCAGGGTATGACCCTCCCCGCATACTTCGCCATGGTGGCGAGGCGACATATGTACGAATACGGGACGACCCTGGAGCAACTGGCAAAGGTATCTGTCAAGAACCACAAAAACGGCTGCCTCAATCCTTACGCCCAGTATCGAAGGGAGATAACCCTGGAACAAATAGAGAACTCCGCCATGGTGGCGGATCCACTTACCGTGCTCCACTGCAGCCCCACCGGAGACGGTGCGGCAGCGGCGATCATCTGCAGTGAAAAGGTCGCGCGAAAGTACACGGCCACACCCGTCAGGATCGCCGCCTCGGTGCTCACCTCAGGCACTTACAATGGAAACTGGAGGGATCTGACGACCAACGATCAAACAAAGAGGGCTGCCGGGCAGGCCTATGAAACCTCGGGGATCGGTCCTGAGGATCTCGACCTGATCGAACTTCACGACTGCTTCACAATAGCGGAAGTCACACATTATGAGAATCTTGGGCTGTGCAGACAGGGGGACGGCGGAGCCCTGATCGATCAAGGGGCGACCGAACTCACAGGGAAGATCCCGGTGAATCCCAGCGGAGGCTTGCTGGCCAAAGGCCATCCCCTTGGAGCGACCGGTGTGGCCCAAATCGTTGAAATCGTCTGGCAGCTTCGGGGGGAGGCCGGAGACCGGCAAGTTCCGGGGGCCAGAACAGGTCTTGCTCACTGTCTCGGCGGGGTTATCGACGGCCTCGATCTGGGGGCCTGTACTGTCCACATTCTCAAGAAATAG
- a CDS encoding phenylacetate--CoA ligase family protein: MEETRFWNREVETLPLEEMRKIQFRKLKKQMDYIYENSPFYRKKFDDSGAKPQDIRSLDEFRNLPVFITKKEHRECQDESLRTLGHPFGTILCAPLEKVIGVSATSGTTGLPTFYGFTRHDIEVTNEVLARGFWRAGVRPGETVAHGFGLSMWVAGIPVIRALEHMGARPVPIGAEAGSERLLRFIDQTRATTLMCTPSYAESLIEKTPRVLGKEASQLGIQRIVCAGEPGAGLPEVRRKLTSAYGARIFDSAGIPWGIFVISCDCDEYHGMHVVCEDHHLYYDIMDPETGRPVEWKDGARGEKILTSLDWEAAPPFRYASGDIIEIHTGQCECGLEGVRVRFLGRIDDMLIVKGVNVFPSAIRDLINSFVPRVTGVFKIVLDAPPPRVLPPLRLIVEKGRGISTEQGEALRRQIEEKMASLLRVRPSIGFVPPGTLERSKGKADLFEKRFQRESPEKGR, from the coding sequence ATGGAGGAGACGAGGTTCTGGAACAGAGAGGTGGAAACTCTGCCCCTGGAAGAAATGAGAAAGATCCAGTTCAGGAAGTTGAAAAAACAGATGGACTACATCTACGAGAACTCTCCTTTCTATAGGAAGAAGTTCGACGATTCAGGGGCAAAGCCTCAAGATATAAGGAGCCTGGATGAGTTCAGGAACCTCCCCGTCTTTATCACCAAGAAGGAGCACAGGGAGTGCCAGGACGAGTCGCTGAGGACTCTCGGGCATCCCTTCGGCACGATCCTGTGTGCACCCCTGGAAAAGGTCATCGGCGTGTCCGCGACCTCCGGCACGACCGGGCTGCCGACCTTTTATGGGTTCACGCGGCACGACATCGAAGTGACCAACGAGGTTCTTGCAAGGGGTTTCTGGAGGGCAGGCGTGAGGCCTGGAGAAACCGTGGCTCACGGATTCGGGCTCAGCATGTGGGTTGCAGGAATACCTGTGATCCGGGCCCTCGAACACATGGGGGCCCGACCGGTCCCGATCGGGGCAGAGGCCGGCTCCGAACGATTGCTTCGATTCATTGATCAGACAAGGGCCACCACCCTTATGTGTACCCCCTCTTATGCAGAAAGCCTCATCGAGAAAACACCCAGGGTTCTTGGAAAAGAGGCGAGCCAACTCGGCATCCAGAGAATCGTCTGTGCAGGAGAACCGGGGGCGGGTCTCCCGGAGGTGCGCCGGAAGCTGACAAGCGCCTATGGAGCGAGGATCTTCGACTCCGCCGGGATTCCGTGGGGCATCTTTGTCATATCCTGTGATTGCGATGAGTACCACGGCATGCATGTAGTCTGTGAAGATCACCATCTGTACTACGACATCATGGATCCGGAGACGGGGAGACCGGTTGAATGGAAAGACGGGGCAAGGGGAGAGAAGATACTCACGTCTCTTGACTGGGAGGCCGCCCCTCCGTTCAGATATGCCAGCGGGGATATCATTGAGATCCACACCGGGCAGTGCGAGTGCGGTCTCGAGGGCGTGCGGGTCAGATTCCTCGGCAGGATCGATGACATGCTGATCGTCAAGGGCGTAAATGTCTTTCCATCTGCCATAAGAGATCTCATCAATTCATTCGTTCCGAGAGTAACCGGTGTTTTCAAGATAGTCCTCGATGCCCCTCCACCCAGGGTGTTACCTCCCCTGAGGCTGATCGTGGAAAAAGGCCGGGGAATCAGCACCGAGCAAGGCGAGGCACTGAGGCGCCAAATCGAGGAGAAAATGGCGAGTCTCCTGAGAGTAAGGCCCTCCATCGGATTTGTTCCACCCGGAACCCTGGAGAGGAGCAAGGGGAAAGCCGACCTCTTCGAAAAGAGATTCCAGCGGGAATCACCGGAGAAAGGACGGTGA
- a CDS encoding VOC family protein, whose amino-acid sequence MNMLKRIDHIGIVVKELEGAIERFQTFGLPASEVTELKAIGVKIALLPLGGSSIELIYFTEPQKGPQSVVRSQQGAINHICFEVDHLEASIRDFESKGARLVEGYPKQGVHGRVAFFDPQTTEDVLIELCEH is encoded by the coding sequence GTGAACATGCTGAAAAGGATAGACCACATAGGCATAGTGGTAAAAGAGCTCGAGGGCGCGATAGAGCGATTCCAGACCTTTGGACTCCCGGCGAGTGAGGTCACCGAACTGAAGGCGATAGGTGTAAAGATCGCCCTCCTTCCCCTGGGCGGTTCATCCATTGAGTTGATCTACTTTACGGAGCCTCAGAAGGGGCCACAAAGCGTGGTCCGTTCACAACAGGGGGCCATCAACCACATCTGTTTTGAAGTCGACCACCTGGAAGCCTCGATCAGGGACTTCGAGTCAAAAGGAGCGAGACTGGTGGAAGGTTACCCGAAGCAGGGAGTGCACGGCCGGGTGGCCTTTTTCGATCCCCAAACCACGGAGGATGTTCTCATAGAACTCTGTGAGCACTAA
- a CDS encoding class II aldolase/adducin family protein, with product MDDSRDREELIALCRRARQNGLVGERSGNFSVRLHGGERVLITPSGVPYLEMTPDDLLVLSLDGTVLSGGLRPSSERPMHLAIYRNRPHIRAIIHFHGDYVTAMAVAGRSLPVVTLGLALAVGSPVPLADYARPASEELGQAVLRATRGDQPAAILKHHGAVAMGTSPTEAYAVAEAVEEGARLFNLASQVGRPLELPPEEIPFYRSFFLKNHRMI from the coding sequence ATGGACGACTCCCGGGACCGGGAAGAACTGATCGCTCTCTGCCGCCGGGCAAGGCAAAACGGACTCGTAGGGGAGAGGTCCGGCAATTTTAGCGTCCGCCTTCACGGCGGCGAGCGTGTGCTGATCACCCCCTCGGGTGTCCCCTATCTGGAGATGACACCTGACGACCTCCTGGTCCTTTCCCTGGACGGCACGGTCCTCTCGGGCGGTCTGCGTCCCTCCAGCGAGCGGCCCATGCACCTGGCCATATACAGAAACCGGCCCCATATCCGTGCGATCATCCACTTCCACGGGGATTACGTAACCGCCATGGCAGTGGCCGGGAGATCTCTCCCAGTTGTTACCCTCGGCCTTGCCCTCGCCGTTGGCTCTCCCGTGCCCCTTGCGGATTACGCAAGGCCTGCTTCCGAGGAGCTGGGCCAAGCGGTTCTCCGGGCCACAAGGGGGGACCAACCAGCGGCCATTCTTAAACATCATGGGGCCGTGGCCATGGGGACATCCCCGACAGAGGCTTACGCCGTCGCAGAGGCCGTGGAGGAAGGGGCCAGACTGTTCAACCTGGCCTCCCAGGTGGGTCGGCCTCTCGAACTGCCCCCTGAGGAGATACCTTTTTACAGGAGCTTCTTTTTGAAGAACCATCGCATGATATGA